Within the Desulfuromonas thiophila genome, the region GCTCGGCTCTGGAAAGCGTCGGCCTTGATCCGGCTGTGGGATTTTTGCATCGTGATCGACCGGGCAGGTACGGCTTGGCTCTGGATCTGATGGAAGAATTTCGCCCCATGCTGGCGGATCGGCTGGCGTTGTCGCTGATCAATCTCGGTCAGGTTAAACCAAAAGGGTTTACCATCACCGAGTCCGGGGCCGTGACCATGAATGACGAGACGCGCAAGACCCTCTTGGTCGCCTATCAGAAACGCAAACAGGAAGAAATTGAGCATCCCTTTTTGAAAGAAAAAATCCCCTTGGGCATGGCCCTGTATGCGCAGGCCCAGTTGCTTAGCCGGTATTTGCGTGGCGATCTGGACGACTACCCGCCGTTTTTATGGAGGTGACTCATGATGGTCTTGGTCAGTTACGATGTCGCCACAACCTGCCTCACAGGAGCAAGGCGTCTGCGGCGGGTTGCCAAAATCTGCCAGAACCATGGCCAACGCGTGCAATATTCGGTGTTTGAATGCCTCGTCGACCCAGCGCAATGGACCCAGATGCGGCAACAGCTTCTCGATGTCATCGACGACGAGCGCGACAGTCTGCGGTTTTACTTTCTCGGAGCCAACTGGCGAAATCGTGTCGAGCATGTCGGGGCCAAAGAGGGGATTGACCAGGAAGGGCCATTGATCATTTAGCGAACCTCCAGTGATACGCAAATCTCCGGGAGGTTCGCGCAGCTGTAAGTGTTAGAAAATAGAATAAAACGGTTCAAGGCGTTATTTTTATAGTGATTTTTTGGCGGGATCCTGATGCTTCGCGGATTGATAGGAAAATACAA harbors:
- the cas2 gene encoding CRISPR-associated endonuclease Cas2, whose product is MMVLVSYDVATTCLTGARRLRRVAKICQNHGQRVQYSVFECLVDPAQWTQMRQQLLDVIDDERDSLRFYFLGANWRNRVEHVGAKEGIDQEGPLII